Sequence from the Silvanigrella paludirubra genome:
GTATAAAGAACTCATTTATACTTTAGATCACTGCAAAGGTTCTTTTATTTTGTCATCATATGAGAATGAATACTTGCCTAAAAAATGGAAAAAAGAATTTCATGAATTGAAAGTCACATTTAATTCAAAAATAAAAGATAAGTCTCGGACAGAAGTTTTAAGCTTTGTAGATCGTTCTCGCTATATAAAAGATGAAAAAATCAAGGAAAGTTCTAAAAAATTTGGAGAGATATTAAGAGCTGCAAGTTAAAATTTAGACAGTCCGTTCTTCTCTTTTTAAAATAAAAAGAGGAGGTTTTATGGCTTTATTTGAAATCCCATTACTAAAATCTAAATATTATGAATTTTCGATACCTCTTGATGGAACTGTATTCAATTTTGAATTCTGCTGGAATGAAAGATCAGAAAGATTTTTTATCAGTCTTTATGACTCAGAAAAGAACTTAATTATTTCTAGCGTTCCTGCAGTTATAAAAATTCCACTTTTCTATGGAATAAAAGAGAAAAAACTACCAAATGGAAAACTATTTTTCATAGATACAACTAATTCATTAAAAAAATATATTTTCCAAGATTTTGGAACAAAAATAAAGCTTTTCTATGAAGGAAAAGGTTAATGGAAAAGGAAATGCAATTTGAAAGGAATATTTCCATTATTGTCACTCCTTCTATTGGAGGAGAAGGTTTAATTTTTGAAAACTTTAGAATTAATTTTGAAGTGCAAAAGAGTATTGAAAAAAAAGTACAAAACACAGCAAAAATTCAAATATACAACTTAGGAGATAATTCGTTTAATTTTATTAAACAAAATAATATGGCAGTAACAATTAAAGTCAGTCGGAAAGAACAAGCTTATAAGTTATTATTTTTTGGAAAAATCAATAGAGCTTCAAAAGAAAAAAAAGATACAGATTGGATTATAAAAATTGAATCAGGAGATTCTGGTAATGCATATAATTCAGCAAAATTAAGCAAATCATATCCAGAAAAAACTACTCATAATAATGTTTTTGATGATTTAAAAAATGAGTTATTAAAGGGAAATATTATAAAAGGAGTTAAGGGAGTTTTTGCTAGTGATAATTTATTTAATAATGGCTTTGCAGCGCATGGGAATGTTGGAAATATAATGGATAATATTTTAACTGCTAATAACTATGAATGGCAAATAAATAATGGAATTTTAGAAATACAGAAAAAGGGTAATTCTTATCAAGTTATTAAATTAAGCTCAGAAAGCGGCTTAGTGGATTCTCCTGAAGTCACTGAAAATGGAATTAAGGTCACTTGTTTATTGCAACCTGAAATTGCTCCGTTAAGGCAAGTTTATGTGGAAAGTCTTTACATTAAAAGCGTTTATATTCCTTCAAAAGTTACACATACAGGAGATAATTTAGAAGGTAAATTTCTAACAACATTCGAAACTGGTGAGAAGAAAAAGAAATGAGTACCCCATCATTTTACCAAATTATTTATGATGCAATTGATTCTAATATTAAAAAAATCCACACTGCAATGCCTGCTATAGTAAAATCCTATGATGAAAAACTTCAAAAAATATCTGTACAACCATGTTTTATGGATAAAGAAATTGATGTAATTACAGGTTTAGAAATTCCTAGACCGTTGCCAGTTATTCAATCTGTCCCTGTTTTGTTTCCAAGAACAAAATTGTCTTACATTCACTTTCCAATTGATATAGGTGATTATGTTTTATTAATTTTTTTAGAAAGAAGTATTGATAATTACACACAAACAGGAGGTCTTGTTGAATCTGATAGTAACTATAAACATGAATTATCCGATTGTGTAGCATTAGCTGGATTTTATCCATTTTCTCAGCCAATGCTTGGAGTTAATAAAAAAGCTTTGCAAATAGTAAATAGTTTATCAGAAATTAAGCTAACTGACGATGGCAAAATATATTTATCAAATCGTGGAGCTGTTTCTACAGAAGCGAAACTTCCAGATGAACCTTTGGTTTTAGGAAATATTTTAGTTGAATTTGCAAATAAATTAATAGAATCAATTGATAAAATTGCAGATGCTTTACAAAAAAATATAGGGGTTGGAAATCTAGGAGCCCCTGTTACTGCCTCTCCATCATTAATTACTGAATTAAAAAAAATACAAATTGACTTAAAAGAGAACAAAATTATTTATCTAGATAATAATGAGACAAATATAAATTCTAATCATTTTTTTGGAGAAAAATAATGTCTTATACAATTGATGCAGGAAAAGCAATTTATTTAAAAAACTTAAAAAATTCACTAAATATGACTGACTCGGATGCAAATCAAGAAATTTTAAATAAACAAGCTGAAGCTTTTGCTAAATCAATAGAAGAAATTTTGCCTTTAATTTTAGTTACAATTAATGGCACTGGTTTGGCAAATCCAGCTGGCGATGTAAAAGGCATTGCTATGGGTAAATTGTCATGATCGATTTAAAATTAGATGAAGAAAATGATTTGATAATTAATCATACAGGTGATTTTGAGCTAATAAATAATGAAAAAGAATATTACAAGCAAAAAATAAAATTAGAATTAAATACATTTTATAGCGAGTGGTTTTTAGATTCTGAAGTAGGTCTTGCTTGGCATGAGATGTTAGGAAATAAAGATTTTGATGAAGCAAAACTAAATCTATATTTAAAGAAAAAAATTGAGGAAATCGATGGTGTGAAAGAAGTTGAAATAATTAGTTCAGATTTAAATAGAGAAAAAAGACAATGTAATTTAAGTTTAAAAATAAAATCAAAAAATGAGATTATTAAATTAAACAATATTAAATCAGGTAATAAAAATGGATAAAAAGTATGGCCTAACTAAAGCTGGATTTGTAAAAAAAGATTTTCTTACTTGTTACTCCGAGATTAGCGAATCATTTAAAAACAAAATAAATCAAAATATTGATTTAAGTCCTACATCTGTTTTTGGAAATATCATTGGTATTTATGCAGAAAGAGAATCCTTATTATGGGATGGTTTGCAAGAATTGAGTACAACAATGAACCCAAATAACGCCACAGGAATTCCATTGCAAAATGCTATTTCGATTAATGGAATTTCAAAACAAGAAGCTACAGCTTCAAAAGTTATTCTTACATTTTATGGTAAAACAGGAATAAAAATACCTTCTGGTACTGGCGTTGCAATCCCTGAAACATCTTATCAATTTAATACAAAAATAGATGCAGTAGTTGCGCAAAATGGAATTGTTGAAATTGAAGCCGAATGTTCAATTTTAGGGGAAGTGAAAGCTTTAGCAGGAACTATAAATAAGATTTTAAACCCTATTTATAACATTGAGTCATGCACAAATAAAAAAGATGCGGTTGTGGGTCAATTTGAAGAAACAGAAGAAGATTTAAAAATCAGAAGACTTCAACTTTTACAAAGAGCTGGATCAGCTACAGAAAAAGGAATTCGTGCAGCAATACAAAAAATTGAGGGTGTAAAAACATCGATTCTATTAAATGCAGAAATTGCGAATTATATTCCTTCAGGCTCCATTCATCTTTATGTTGAAGGAGGAGAGCCTTTAGCAATTGCTAATGCTATTAATAGTTCGAGAGGTGGTGGCTGCCTTTTATATTTAGATGAAAGTTCAATTAAAAATACCATAAAAGATTCTCAAGGAATCGACAGAATAATTTCATTTTCTCGACCAAAAGAAAAAATAATCTATCTCTCAATTGCATTAAAAACAAATTCTGATTTTCCTTCAAATGGATATGAACAAGTTAAAAATGCAATTATAGATTATGCAAATAAAAATTTAACGATTGGAAAATCTCTTATAAATTCTTCATTATATGTCCCTATAAATTCTGTCAGTGGGATAATAGGAATTCAAATTTATCAAGACTTATTACCTAATCCTTCAAATACATTAAATATATCTGTAGAGCCAATTGAATATGCAAAATTAGATACATCAAGAATAAATTTTATAGATTGGAAAGGTAAATTTTAATTGGAAAAAATAGAAAATCATGCTGATGAAGCTAAAAAAAGATTATTAAAACAATTCCAAAATAGCAAAATATTAAACGCTTTTGTTGAAGCAATTGGAGAAAGATTTCAAGAATTAGAAGATGAGCTTTTTAATTTATATTTACTGAATTATTTGAATGCAGAAGGAAATAAACTAGATGATTTTGGAGATATTATTGGCTCTTTGAGAGCTGGCCTTGACGATGAGAAATTTAAAAACTTATTAACTGCAGCGATTTGTGAAAATAATTCAGAAGGAACTATTGAGGATCTGATTCAAATATGTAGGCTCCTAACCCGTCCAAAAAAGGTTCAACTTTTTGAGCCAGCCCCTAATCAGGTTGCTCTAGCTGTTATTAATCCACAACCATTAACTGATTTAAAAACAATTTCCAAAGCACTAAAAAGTTCTAAATTAGCAAATACTGAGCTTTCTACATTTTTAATTAATTTAGACAGTCCGTTCTTATTCAATGAATCTAATTTTCAGGAGACAAGAGGATTCGGTGATGAATCGATTCTTGGAGGAAGATTTGCAATAGAATTGGAGTAAAAATGGCCGAAGAAAGACCTGAAGAATTACCTGAATGGGGAACAAAAATTGAATCGTTAATAAAAGCACCTTCACTTGAGAAAAGAAAACTAGGTTATTCTATAGATCCTACCACTGGATTAGCGGATATTCCTTCTCTTAAAGGAGAAAACTGGTTTCGTAATTTAGTATATAAATGGATTAAATATTTTGATGAAAAAATTTCAAATTTAAACATTTCAATTAATTCATTATCTATCTCTGATAAAGAAAAACAAATAGATCTAAATAAATGGCATGATTTAATATCTTTTGTCCTTCCAAAAGGAAAATGGATTTTTATAATTTCATTCAAGCATTCTATAGCTAGAGATCAGCAATTAAATAATTTAGAGCAATCTCCTATTTTTGTTTGTGGAATTTCAAAAACAAGTGGTCCATTATCAGAAATAAATTCAGGCAATAATATTGAAATAGTAAAAAGAATTC
This genomic interval carries:
- a CDS encoding baseplate hub protein encodes the protein MQFERNISIIVTPSIGGEGLIFENFRINFEVQKSIEKKVQNTAKIQIYNLGDNSFNFIKQNNMAVTIKVSRKEQAYKLLFFGKINRASKEKKDTDWIIKIESGDSGNAYNSAKLSKSYPEKTTHNNVFDDLKNELLKGNIIKGVKGVFASDNLFNNGFAAHGNVGNIMDNILTANNYEWQINNGILEIQKKGNSYQVIKLSSESGLVDSPEVTENGIKVTCLLQPEIAPLRQVYVESLYIKSVYIPSKVTHTGDNLEGKFLTTFETGEKKKK
- a CDS encoding baseplate J/gp47 family protein; its protein translation is MDKKYGLTKAGFVKKDFLTCYSEISESFKNKINQNIDLSPTSVFGNIIGIYAERESLLWDGLQELSTTMNPNNATGIPLQNAISINGISKQEATASKVILTFYGKTGIKIPSGTGVAIPETSYQFNTKIDAVVAQNGIVEIEAECSILGEVKALAGTINKILNPIYNIESCTNKKDAVVGQFEETEEDLKIRRLQLLQRAGSATEKGIRAAIQKIEGVKTSILLNAEIANYIPSGSIHLYVEGGEPLAIANAINSSRGGGCLLYLDESSIKNTIKDSQGIDRIISFSRPKEKIIYLSIALKTNSDFPSNGYEQVKNAIIDYANKNLTIGKSLINSSLYVPINSVSGIIGIQIYQDLLPNPSNTLNISVEPIEYAKLDTSRINFIDWKGKF
- a CDS encoding Gp138 family membrane-puncturing spike protein → MSTPSFYQIIYDAIDSNIKKIHTAMPAIVKSYDEKLQKISVQPCFMDKEIDVITGLEIPRPLPVIQSVPVLFPRTKLSYIHFPIDIGDYVLLIFLERSIDNYTQTGGLVESDSNYKHELSDCVALAGFYPFSQPMLGVNKKALQIVNSLSEIKLTDDGKIYLSNRGAVSTEAKLPDEPLVLGNILVEFANKLIESIDKIADALQKNIGVGNLGAPVTASPSLITELKKIQIDLKENKIIYLDNNETNINSNHFFGEK
- a CDS encoding phage baseplate plug family protein — its product is MALFEIPLLKSKYYEFSIPLDGTVFNFEFCWNERSERFFISLYDSEKNLIISSVPAVIKIPLFYGIKEKKLPNGKLFFIDTTNSLKKYIFQDFGTKIKLFYEGKG